The DNA segment CGCACAATAGGCGATGATCTCCGCGGAGTACTTTTCCTTGAGCCACTTGAGCAGGACGGAGGTATCGAGACCACCGGAGTAGGCGACGAGAATTTTCATGAGGCGGGGAGGCAAGCATGATCCGGGGTGCCGGGCAAGCGGGAAGCGGCGGTGGTTTTTACAAGATGAATGGTTGAAATTTCCCCCACGCTTCCTAACCTTGGGGAACGATGGCAACTGCCACGGAAACCCAAACCGAACCTAGGAAATCCCCGATGCGAACGATGCGGGGTCCATTTCCCCGTGTACGCAGCCTCCAGTGGAGCGCGGCTTGAACGGATGTCTCCCTGATTCATGCAAGAACGCTACCAAATCCGCGGAAAACTCGGCCAAGGAGGTCTCGGTTCGGTTTACCGGGGCTATGACACCCGGATGAACCGGGAGGTTGCCATCAAGAGGATCTCGGCAGATGGGGATCCGGGACTGCAGAAGGAAGCCACCCAGCAACTCCAGAAAGAAGCCGGCTCCCTGGCGTCCCTCCAGCACCCCAACATCGTCACCGTGTATGATGTGGATCAGGACGCGGACGGCCCCTATGTGGTGATGGAACTCATCAGCGGAAAGACACTGGACGAGCTGGTTGAGAGCGCCCCACTCACTTTCGAGGATTTCAAGGAACTGGCAAAGCAGACCCAGGAGGGACTGATCGCCGCGCAGGAACTGGAACTGGTCCACCGGGACATCAAGCCCGGCAACCTGATGCTCAACTGGCTGCCGTCCGGGAAGTTCCAGGTGAAGATCGTGGACTTCGGGCTGGCGAAGCTGATGCCTGCCCCGACCCGGCAGGAAATCGACCAGAACGATTCCGTGATGGGTTCGATCTTCTTCATGGCCCCTGAGCAGTTCGAGCGCGCGCCGCTGGACCGCCGCGTGGACATGTATGCGATGGGGTGCGTGTATTACCACGCACTGACCGGCGAGTATCCTTTCAACGGGGAAACCGGCATGGAGGTCATGACCGCCCATCTCCACCACACGGTGGTGCCTCTCTCAGAGCTGCGGCCCGACCTTCCCACCTGGTTGTGCGACTGGGTGATGTGGCAGATGAACCGCCTGTCGGATGACCGTCCGCCGGATGCCCGCCGCTCCCTGCATGTCTTTCTCCAGAACGAGAGCGCACCGCCCCCTCCTCCACCGAAGGAGAAGCCCCCGGGGCCGCAGGCTCCCAGCGTGAAACGTCCCGGTGCCCCTGCCGCGAAGCAGATTCCCACCGGTCCCATCCAGAATACCGCCCCGGCCGCGAAGACCCAGAGCGCGCCGAGGACCCTCACTCCACCGGAAGGTTTCAAGCCGAGCGTCCATACCTCCTCCGTTTTCGTGGGAGACACCCTGGTTCCGGCTCCGGACCCCACCGTCCCACCCCGCCCCACGACTTCCATGGTGCAGGCAAAGGCGGCCTCAGCAGCCCCCACCGCCCGCATGGCCACACCGACCGCACCAACCGCGCGGCTCGCTTCCCCTGCAAAAGCCACCCCGACCGCTCCCACCGCCCGCCTTGCGACTCCCGCAAAGGTCACTCCGACCGCGCCTACAGTTCGCGGCGGCAGCGTACAACAGGCGGCTCCGGCAGCCCCGACCGTCCGTTCAGCTCCAACCGCAGCCACACCCGGCACCCGCCCGGCCGCCTATGTGCCGGTCCCGGCAAAGCCGAAGAAGCAAATGAAACCGAGCGAAAAGGCCGCCATCTGGATCGCAGCGGGACTCATCGCCGCCTTCATCGCCTTCATCATCTTCAAATTCGGAGGCTGAGCGCGCGCGCCTGTGCCCTCAGGGCGTGTAGACCTGCACCGGGCCAACGCCCAGTCCCTGGACGCGCCGGAGTTTCTCCACGGCTTTCTTCAGTGCCTCGGCAGCCGTCATGGCATCCTCCATCGTACTGAGGAGGGAAAAACTGATGCGGAGGCTGCTCTTCGCCAGTTCCTCCGGAATGCCCATCGCAAGCTGCACATGGGACGGCTTCTGCTTTCCGGTCATACAGGCGGAACCCGCCGAACAGGCAACACCCGCGTCATCCAGCAGGATGAGCAGACCCGCCGCTTCACAGCCCTCGAAGGAAAGGTGGCAGGTGTTCGGCAGGCGATGATCCCGCGCACCATTGGGCGTAACGCCCTGGACCTCTGCCAGCACCGCCGCTTCAAAGGCGTTCCGGATTTCCCGAACCCGTCCGAGCATTCCGTCTTCCGTAGACCGTTTCATCGCCACGGAGGCGGCTCCCATGCCCACGATCCCCGGAACATTCTCCGTCCCGCTGCGCCTGCCGCTTTCCTGTCCGCCACCGGATATCAGCGGGGTGAATCTCAGCCCTTTCCTGATCCAGAGCGCACCGACTCCCTTCGGTCCGTGGAACTTGTGGGCGGAAATGGAAAGCATGTCCGCACCGATGGCGGTGAGTGAAGCTCCGGTCTTGCCCACCGCCTGGATGGCGTCCGAGTGGAATGGGACGCCCTTCTCTTTGGACAACCGCACCAGTTCGGCCAGCGGCTGGATCACCCCCGTCTCGTTGTTGGCCGCCATCACGGATGCAAAGGCCGCGCCATCCAGCAGCTCGGAAAATTTTTCCAGGATCACCCGTCCACCGGCATCCACCGGAGCCAGCCTCACCTCACGGCCCAGTGTTTCCACATACCGCAACACCGCGCTGTGCTCGATGGCGGAAACAACCACCGCGCCCTCCCCGGCCAACCGGTGCAGGGACCATAGCGCGGTGTTCACGCTTTCCGTCCCGCCGCCGGTGAAGATGATCTCCTCCGGATCCGCACCCAGGAGATCGGCGACCTGACCACGGGCCGTGTCGATGGCCTTCCGTGCCAGTTTCGCCCCGGCATACGCGCCGGATGGATTCGCGAATCCGTCGCGCAGCCACGGCAGCATCGCGTCCAGCACTTCCGGCAGGAGTGGCGTCGTCGCGTTGGCGTCCAGATAGATCACCCCGGCAGCTTCCATCGACGGGCGATCTTTTCAAGCCAAGCCCGCTCAGAATTTTCCATAGGTCCGCAGCTCCCGCAGCAGGCCGTCGGCTCCCCTCAGCATCACGTCCCCCCACACGGCGGCATGCCGCAGCCACTCCCGGCCGAAGCCCTTGAAGCTCTCCCACGGTGCGGCGGATGCCACACACATCAGCCCTACCAGCACCAGCAGGTTGCCGAAAAAGATCACCACCAGGGAAAGGAAGGTGCCATTCTCCTTCAGGTCCGGCTGGTCGCGCGGGATCATCCACAGCGTCCAGACGATGTGGAAGGTCCAGGTAAGGCCCATCACCCCGTAAAAGGAAAGATCCCACGCCCGCGTCAGGTCGAAGAACAACCGCAGCAGCACGAATACCACCGCCGCCACCACCGACCACAGCGGCACGAAGTACGGCGACAGCGCGATGACCAGGTTTGTCTTGTTCGTGGTGATATAGCCGCCGGAAGTGCTGACATGAAAGCCGGTGACCTTACCGCGGAAAAGATAGACGAACACCGCGTGGGTCAGCTCATGCCCCAGCACGTAGAGGTAGAGGAAGAAAGGCTGGAACAGCCCCGACCAGAACCATCCAACCATGGAAACCACCCCCAGCGCGAAATAGAAGAATTCGGCGCTCTTCCAAAAGTCATGCTCCATCGTCAGCGTGGAGAACTGCTGCAGGAAAGTCCACGCGGTGATCCAACATGGCGGCAGCAGCACGATGGCCGCAAGCCATCGCAACATTCTCCTGCCCACTCCCGGCTGGAGGTCATCCGCCATCGGCGCACTGCCGGCGATCGCCGCCTGCACGGATTTCATGCCGCGGCGCCCGCTGCGCTGGTTGGCATGTTCATGCGCCCGGCGGTTCACATCCCCCAGCGCCTCCAGAAAGGTGGATCTCCCCCGCCTCTGGTTCGAGGGACGGGACGAAGCGCTGCGGACTTTGGAGCGGGGCTTGGCCATTGGAGATCGGGGGCGGAGAGATTATTTCGGAGACCTTAACAAATCAAGCGGGAACACCCCGCATGAAGGACGGTCGCAGTAGTCATTACATGCTTCCTCAGCCCGCCCTTGCCAGCCGCGCCGGAGTTGCTTGGAATGTTGCCGTGACCAAAGACGACAAAGATTTCCTCTTCAACTTGCTCTCCACCCCCAGCCCCACCGGATTTGAGATGCCCGGCCAGAGGGTGTGGGCCTCCTACATCGGGAAATACGCCGCTTCCGTGGAGTGCGATGCCTACGGCTCCACTTGGGCCACACTGCCCGGCAAGTCGAAAAAAATCATCATGTTGGAGGCGCATGCCGATGAGATCGGCTACATGGTGAAACACATCGATGACCGCGGCTTTCTCCGTATCGACCGCGTCGGAGGGTCGGACGCCGCGACCGCGCGGGGCCGCCGTCTGAACATTCTGGGCGACAAGGGTCCGGTGCCAGCCATCATCGGAAATACCGCCATCCATCTCCGCCGTGATGACGCGGGGCATGAGAAGGCTCCCCTCGTCCATGATCTGTGGGTGGACGTGGGCGCGAGCAGCC comes from the Luteolibacter sp. SL250 genome and includes:
- a CDS encoding cysteine desulfurase family protein; this encodes MEAAGVIYLDANATTPLLPEVLDAMLPWLRDGFANPSGAYAGAKLARKAIDTARGQVADLLGADPEEIIFTGGGTESVNTALWSLHRLAGEGAVVVSAIEHSAVLRYVETLGREVRLAPVDAGGRVILEKFSELLDGAAFASVMAANNETGVIQPLAELVRLSKEKGVPFHSDAIQAVGKTGASLTAIGADMLSISAHKFHGPKGVGALWIRKGLRFTPLISGGGQESGRRSGTENVPGIVGMGAASVAMKRSTEDGMLGRVREIRNAFEAAVLAEVQGVTPNGARDHRLPNTCHLSFEGCEAAGLLILLDDAGVACSAGSACMTGKQKPSHVQLAMGIPEELAKSSLRISFSLLSTMEDAMTAAEALKKAVEKLRRVQGLGVGPVQVYTP
- a CDS encoding serine/threonine protein kinase, translating into MQERYQIRGKLGQGGLGSVYRGYDTRMNREVAIKRISADGDPGLQKEATQQLQKEAGSLASLQHPNIVTVYDVDQDADGPYVVMELISGKTLDELVESAPLTFEDFKELAKQTQEGLIAAQELELVHRDIKPGNLMLNWLPSGKFQVKIVDFGLAKLMPAPTRQEIDQNDSVMGSIFFMAPEQFERAPLDRRVDMYAMGCVYYHALTGEYPFNGETGMEVMTAHLHHTVVPLSELRPDLPTWLCDWVMWQMNRLSDDRPPDARRSLHVFLQNESAPPPPPPKEKPPGPQAPSVKRPGAPAAKQIPTGPIQNTAPAAKTQSAPRTLTPPEGFKPSVHTSSVFVGDTLVPAPDPTVPPRPTTSMVQAKAASAAPTARMATPTAPTARLASPAKATPTAPTARLATPAKVTPTAPTVRGGSVQQAAPAAPTVRSAPTAATPGTRPAAYVPVPAKPKKQMKPSEKAAIWIAAGLIAAFIAFIIFKFGG